The genome window AGTTTCACGTCCTCGAGAATCCCTTCGGGATGACACGGCGGATCTTCCGGCGCGGTCATGCCCGGAATCAGCGCGCCGTCGAACGCCCGCGGCGGATGGGTGACGGGAACGTTGACGACGACGCTCGAGAGTCCGTACTCGCTCAACAACTCCCAGACCGGTCGTTCCCGGACGTGGGTCGCGTTCACGACGTCCCACTCGTAGCCGTCGAACGCGAGGAAATCGTAGACGCCGTGTTTGCCCGGGTTCTTTCCCGTGTAGATCGACGGCCAGGCGCTCGCCGTCCACGGCGGGATCTGTGACTCCAGTGGACCGCTGGTTCCGGTCTCGACCAGTCGCTCGATCGTCGGAATCTCGTCCGCTTCGAACAGCGGCTCGAGCACCGACCGACAGCAGCCGTCGAGGCCGACCACCAGCAGCCCGAGATCGGTTTCGGTTGCCGAAGCTCCCATAGACACGGAAGGGATCCACCCCTGTTTTGTTATCCGATTGTTTGGTTCTCGTATGTTCCGACTGCTCGTGACAACGGGACGTATCCGAAATCGCGTCTCCGAGTAACCATTGGTTTCTTAACACTTGTGGTGTGATATCATCCCCATACTATATCGCGGATCGCGGTGATACCGTCCGGATGGTCGCATCGATCCAGAGCGCTACCCTCTCGCGATATCGCCATGATCAGTGAGCATCCGTCGCTGTCCGACAGGGTACTGTCCGGCACGCGTGGGGCCGGAATCCGGCCGTTTCTCGAGCGGCACGCTTCCGACTTCGCGTTCTACGGCTCCGGAAAGGTGGCCCTCCGCGACGGGCTCGCCGGACTCGTCGCGCCCGGCGAGAACGTCCTCGTTCCCGCGTACCTGCCGGACGCGGTCGTCGAACCGTTTCACGACCTCGGACTCGAACCCCGGTACTATCGGGTTCGGGAGCGCCTCGCACCGGACCGCGCGGACCTCGACCGACGGCTCGACGACGAGACGGCCGCGGTCCTGACGGTCGACTACTTCGGGTTTCCACAGCCCGGACTCGAGGCAGTCGCGGCGCTGTGCGACGACTACGACTGCTATCACGTCGACGACAATGCGCATGCACCGCTCAGCGTCGACGACGGCACGTTACTCGGCACCCGCGGCCACCTCGGCATCACGTGCCTCCGAAAGCTGCTCCCGATCCCGGACGGTGCGATCCTCTACTGCAACGACGAGTCCGTCGTCGAGCGGTTCGAGCCGTCGTCGTTCGCCGGCGTCCGCGACGGGTTCGGTGTCGACGACTGCCGGTACGTCCTCGAGTCGTTCGTCGGGACCCTCCTCGAAACGAACGCGACGGTCCGTCGAGCGGCCGAGCGGGCGCTGGCCACCCGTTCGGTGTCGGTCCCGGACCCGAAGACGCGCTACGAGGCCGGGAAGGCGCCGATGTCGAAACTCTCTGCGACCGTCGTCGACGCCGTCGACCCGACGGCGATTCGGAACGCGCGCCGGACCAACTACCGCGCGTGGCGGCGGCTCTTCGACGCCCGCCCCGGCATCGAGAGTTACTTCGAGTCGCTTCCCGAGGGGATCTGTCCGCAGGGCTTCCCCCTCCGAACGAGGGCGCCGCAGCGACTCCTCGCCGAACTCGAGCGCTGCGGGGTCGCCGCTCACACGTGGCCGCGACTCCCCGCGACCGTCAGCGACGACCCGGCCTACGCGGTC of Haloterrigena sp. KLK7 contains these proteins:
- a CDS encoding DegT/DnrJ/EryC1/StrS family aminotransferase; its protein translation is MISEHPSLSDRVLSGTRGAGIRPFLERHASDFAFYGSGKVALRDGLAGLVAPGENVLVPAYLPDAVVEPFHDLGLEPRYYRVRERLAPDRADLDRRLDDETAAVLTVDYFGFPQPGLEAVAALCDDYDCYHVDDNAHAPLSVDDGTLLGTRGHLGITCLRKLLPIPDGAILYCNDESVVERFEPSSFAGVRDGFGVDDCRYVLESFVGTLLETNATVRRAAERALATRSVSVPDPKTRYEAGKAPMSKLSATVVDAVDPTAIRNARRTNYRAWRRLFDARPGIESYFESLPEGICPQGFPLRTRAPQRLLAELERCGVAAHTWPRLPATVSDDPAYAVARKLARETVVLPVHQGIDPAAIEAVGDRLRWRPPATSRPVPR